The Verrucomicrobiota bacterium sequence ACTCGAAAGAAGCCATCCACGTTTGCGAGTTCGATTTCGGACCGCTCGAAGCGGCGTATGACTATGACGCCGTTAAAGAGATTCTCTCACGTGAGGTCATTTCGCAGCGTACCCGGTCCATGTGGAGGTACCGCGAGCTTCTCCCCATTGACGGCCAGCCTTCCGTCGGGCTCCACACCGGCTTTACGCCCTTGGTGCGAGCCAAGCGGTTGGCGGAACGCCTTGGCGTGCGTGAACTCTACATCAAGAACGATGCCGTCAATCACCCGACCCTTTCGTTCAAGGATCGCGTGGTCTCCGTTGCCCTGACGCGGGCCAGGGAACTGGGCATGGATACCGTCGCCTGCGCTTCGACCGGCAACCTGGCCAATTCCGTGGCTGCAAACGCCGCGTCCGCCGGCCTGCGCAGCTTCGTCCTGATTCCCTCCGACCTGGAGCCGAGCAAAATCGTCAACTCTCTGGTGTTCGGCACGAACGTCATCGGCATTCACGGCGCCTACGATCAGGTAAACCGGCTTTGTTCCGAGATTGCCGGCAAATACGGCTGGGGCTTCGTCAACGTCAATCTCCGGCCTTACTACGCTGAAGGCTCCAAAACCATGGGGTTTGAGATCATCGAGCAACTCGGGTGGAAATTGCCGCGGCACACGGTGGTTTGCATGGCCAGCGGATCGCTTTTGACCAAGGTGCGTAAAGCTTACCAGGAATTTGTCAAGGTGGGCCTGGCTGAGGACGCCCCGGCCTCCATCTACGGGGCTCAGGCGACCGGTTGCTCACCGATCACGACGGCCGTGAAGAGCGGGACCGACGTGGTTCGTCCCGTGCCGAAACCGCGAACCATCGCCAAATCGCTTTCGATCGGTACACCTGCCGACGGTTATTATGCCATTCGCGTCATGCAGGAAACCGGCGGAACCGCCGAAGACGCGAGTGACGCCGAGATCATCGACGCCATCAAGCTGCTGGCGGAAACCGAAGGCATTTTTGCCGAAACGGCCGGCGGCGTCACCGTGGCGTGCGCCAAAAAACTGATCGAGTCCGGCCGGATTCCGCGCGACGAAAGCATCGTCCTTTGCATTACGGGCTACGGCCTGAAGACGCAGGAGGCGATCACCGAACACGTTGGCGCCCCTTCGCTCATCCAGCCGAACCTGCGCGAGTTCGAGGCGCTCATCGAACCACCCACCCCTTTTACCATCAACTGAACCATTATGTCCGTCCCCGTCCGCATCCCTACCCCGCTTCGCAAGCTTACCCACAATCAGGAAGTCGTTCAGGTCGAAGGCGCAAACGTCCGTGAAGTGCTTAACAGCCTTGAAAGCGCGTTTCCCGGACTGAAGGAGCGCATCTGCGATGAGCACAATAACATCCGGCGTTTCGTCAATGTTTTCGTCAACGACGAAGACATTCGCTTCCTTCAGGAAAGCGATACCCCGGTCAAAAGCGGCGATGAAGTCAGCATCGTGCCGGCCATCGCCGGCGGTTAGAAAAATTTCCTCTGCTGACTGAGCTAAGCTGCCAATACCGGATGCGCGGCCCGGTTGGTCACCGGGCCACGCACGGTTGCCGGCCGGTTGTCGCTCTCCCTCATGCCGGGCTCGGTTACGCGGCCCCTTCCAGACGGGATTTCTGATTCCGGAGTTTCTCCAGGTCCCGCTCCGCGTCTGCCAGCCGGCGGCGCTCCTGTTCTACGACCGCCGCGGGCGCGCGCGCCGCAAAACTCGGGTTGTCGAGTTTTGCCCTGCTCTTTGCGAGCTGGCCGTTCAGCGCATCAATCTCGCGGCTTAATCGCTTCAATTCCGCTTCCCGGTCAATCAGGTCCTCCATCGGAAGCAACAGCCGGAGATCTCCCACCACGGCCACCGCCGATTCCGGCTCGCTCGCCCCGGGCGCCAGCCACTCGACACAAGAAAGCTTGCCTAGGCTGACGATGAACGCGCGATTGTGCGCCACCCAGTCCCGGACCCGATCGTCACCCCCGGACAGAAAGAGCGCCACCTGTTTCCGGTAGGGGACGTCCATCTCCGCCCGAATACGCCGGACCTCGATGACGACCTTTTGGAGCCACCCGATTTCCTGTTCCGCCCCATCGTCAGTGCGGTACTCGCTCTCCGCAGGGAACGGGCGGAGCATGATGCTTTCACCCCTGACCCCGGCCAGCGGCGCGACCGGCTGCCAGAGTTCCTCCGAGATGAACGGCATCACCGGGTGCATCAGCCGCAAGAGGCTTTCCAGCACCTCGATCAACGTGCGCCGGGTCGCCCCCTGTTCTTCGGCAGATCTTTCGGTATCGGCGAGCACGATCTTCGACAGCTCCAGGTACCAGTCGCAGTAATGATTCCAGGTAAACTCGTAAATCGCCTGGGCAACCTGATCGAGACGGTAGTCCGCGATCCCCCTTTTCACTTCGCCGAGAGCATGGGCAAAGCGGGACCGTATCCAACGGTCAATCGTGCTTCCGCGGTCACCCGTTTGGTCCGGGGCAGCCGGAGGCACCACATTCTCAACGTTCATCAGAACGAAGCGCGCCGCGTTCCAGATTTTCGTGCAAAACGCCCGCGAACCGGCCAGCCGGCGGATGTCGAAAGCGATGTCGCGTCCCGAACCCGCCAGCACTGCAAACGTAAACCGGAGGGCATCCGTCCCGTAGGCCTCAAACCCGTTGGGAAATTCCCGGCGAACATTTTTCGCGATGCTCGCCGCCATCTCCGGCTGCATGAGGCCCTGGGTCATCTTTGCAACCAGCGAATCAACGTCCCGCCCGTCGATGATATCGAGAGGATCCAGCACGTTGCCCTTTGATTTGGACATTTTCTGCCCGTGGGCGTCCCGGACGAGGCCGTGGATATACACCGTTCGAAAAGGCACTTCGCCGGTCAGCTTCAGACCCATCATGGCCATGCGCGCAACCCAGAAGAACAGGATGTCGAATGCCGTCACCATGACCGTGGTCGGGTAAAACGTCCTCAGTTCGGGCGTTTGATCCGGCCAACCCAAGGTCGCAAAAGGCCAGAGGGCCGAACTGAACCAGGTGTCCAGAACGTCCTCGTCCTGCCGCAACGGCAGGTCCGGAGAAAGATTGTATTTCGCCCGTGCGTCGGCTTCGCTGCGGGCCACGTACACCTTGCCCTCAGGGTCGTACCATGCCGGGATGCGGTGCCCCCACCAGATCTGCCGGCTGATGCACCAGTCGCGGATCTCCTCCATCCATTGGAAAAAGGTCTTTTCCCAGCCTTTCGGGATCAGCCGGATCCGTTGGTCGCGGACGGCCTCGATGGCCGGGCCGGCAAGCGGCCCGGTTTTGACGAACCATTGGTAGGTAAGGTACGGCTCGATCACCGCGTGGCTGCGATCCCCGCGGGGAATCACCTGGACGTGCGGCTGGATCCCGGCCAGGAAACCCTGGGCTTCCAGGTCGGCCACGATTCGCTTGCGCGCTTCGTAGCGGTCCAGCCCGCGGTAAGCTCCGGGCACCGCGTCGTTCAGGCGGGCATCGCCGGTGAAGATGTTGATGACGGGTAAACCGTGGCGCTGCCCCACATCGTAGTCGTTGAAGTCGTGCGCCGGCGTTATTTTCAGGCAGCCGGTGCCGAATGCGGGATCAACGTGGGCGTCCGCGATCACCGGGATCTGGCGGCCGGTGAGCGGCAGCTCGACGCTGCGCCGGATGAATTTCCGGTAGCGGTCATCTTCGGGGTGGACGGCCACCGCCACGTCGCCCAGCATGGTTTCCGGCCGCGTCGTCGCCACCGTCAGGTAATCGCTCCCGCCCGCGAGCGGGTAGCGAATCAGCCAGAGGTTGCCCGCTTCCTCCTCGTTGATGACTTCGAGGTCCGAGATCGCCGTCCGCAGGACGGGATCCCAGTTGACGAGCCGCTGGCCCCGGTAAATCAGACCTTCTTCGTACAACCGGACGAACACATCCCGGACCACCGGCGACAGACGCTCGTCCATGGTGAATCGTTCGCGGGACCAATCCACTGAGACGCCCATGCGTCGCAACTGGGTGGTGATGGTCCGGCCCGAGCGCTCCTTCCATTCCCAGACCCGTTCGATGAACGCGTCGCGCCCGAGGGCGTGGCGGGATT is a genomic window containing:
- a CDS encoding MoaD/ThiS family protein — protein: MSVPVRIPTPLRKLTHNQEVVQVEGANVREVLNSLESAFPGLKERICDEHNNIRRFVNVFVNDEDIRFLQESDTPVKSGDEVSIVPAIAGG
- a CDS encoding threonine synthase, whose protein sequence is MDKRSTFSHLRCRECGREYSKEAIHVCEFDFGPLEAAYDYDAVKEILSREVISQRTRSMWRYRELLPIDGQPSVGLHTGFTPLVRAKRLAERLGVRELYIKNDAVNHPTLSFKDRVVSVALTRARELGMDTVACASTGNLANSVAANAASAGLRSFVLIPSDLEPSKIVNSLVFGTNVIGIHGAYDQVNRLCSEIAGKYGWGFVNVNLRPYYAEGSKTMGFEIIEQLGWKLPRHTVVCMASGSLLTKVRKAYQEFVKVGLAEDAPASIYGAQATGCSPITTAVKSGTDVVRPVPKPRTIAKSLSIGTPADGYYAIRVMQETGGTAEDASDAEIIDAIKLLAETEGIFAETAGGVTVACAKKLIESGRIPRDESIVLCITGYGLKTQEAITEHVGAPSLIQPNLREFEALIEPPTPFTIN
- a CDS encoding valine--tRNA ligase; protein product: MKSFDPAAIERKWYRHWEENGFFSPSGRGDAFCITIPPPNVTGTLHMGHAFQATIIDTLLRYHRMCGFNTLGQPGTDHAGIATQMVVERQLIAEGKSRHALGRDAFIERVWEWKERSGRTITTQLRRMGVSVDWSRERFTMDERLSPVVRDVFVRLYEEGLIYRGQRLVNWDPVLRTAISDLEVINEEEAGNLWLIRYPLAGGSDYLTVATTRPETMLGDVAVAVHPEDDRYRKFIRRSVELPLTGRQIPVIADAHVDPAFGTGCLKITPAHDFNDYDVGQRHGLPVINIFTGDARLNDAVPGAYRGLDRYEARKRIVADLEAQGFLAGIQPHVQVIPRGDRSHAVIEPYLTYQWFVKTGPLAGPAIEAVRDQRIRLIPKGWEKTFFQWMEEIRDWCISRQIWWGHRIPAWYDPEGKVYVARSEADARAKYNLSPDLPLRQDEDVLDTWFSSALWPFATLGWPDQTPELRTFYPTTVMVTAFDILFFWVARMAMMGLKLTGEVPFRTVYIHGLVRDAHGQKMSKSKGNVLDPLDIIDGRDVDSLVAKMTQGLMQPEMAASIAKNVRREFPNGFEAYGTDALRFTFAVLAGSGRDIAFDIRRLAGSRAFCTKIWNAARFVLMNVENVVPPAAPDQTGDRGSTIDRWIRSRFAHALGEVKRGIADYRLDQVAQAIYEFTWNHYCDWYLELSKIVLADTERSAEEQGATRRTLIEVLESLLRLMHPVMPFISEELWQPVAPLAGVRGESIMLRPFPAESEYRTDDGAEQEIGWLQKVVIEVRRIRAEMDVPYRKQVALFLSGGDDRVRDWVAHNRAFIVSLGKLSCVEWLAPGASEPESAVAVVGDLRLLLPMEDLIDREAELKRLSREIDALNGQLAKSRAKLDNPSFAARAPAAVVEQERRRLADAERDLEKLRNQKSRLEGAA